One segment of Triticum aestivum cultivar Chinese Spring chromosome 2A, IWGSC CS RefSeq v2.1, whole genome shotgun sequence DNA contains the following:
- the LOC123187309 gene encoding two-component response regulator-like PRR37 isoform X5 — protein sequence MRPRPPPPSAMDRHHHHHQQQQQQPPSPQEEHAAQPRCWEEFLHRKTIRVLLVETDDSTRQVVTALLRHCMYQVIPAENGHQAWAYLQDMQSNIDLVLTEVFMHGGLSGIDLLGRIMNHEVCKDIPVIMMSSHDSMGTVLSCLSNGAADFLAKPIRKNELKNLWAHVWRRSHSSSGSGSGSAIQTQKCTKSKSGDDSNNNSNNRNDDASMGLNARDGSDNGSGTQAQSSWTKRAVEIDSPQDMSPDQSIDPPDSTCAHVSHLKSEICSNRLRGDEFKGKELEIGAPGNLNTDDQSSPNESSVKPTDGRCEYLPQNNSNDTVMENSDEPIVRAADLIGSMAKNMDAQQAARAIDAPNCSSQVPEGKDADRENAMPYLELSLKRSRSTADDADAAIQEEQRNVVRRSDLSAFTRYNTCAVSNQGRAGFVGSCSPNGNSSEAAKTDAAQMKQGSNGSSNNNDMGSTTKSVVTKPAGGNNKVSPINGNTHTSAFHRVQPWTPATAAGKDKADETSKKNAATAAAAAKDMSGEAQSKHPCAAAHDANGGSAGGTAQSSLVNPSGPVEGHAANYGSNSGSNNNTNNGSTAATAAGAAAAVHAETGGIDKRSNMMHMKRERRVAAVNKFREKRKERNFGKKVRYQSRKRLAEQRPRVRGQFVRQPPPPAAVER from the exons ATGCGACCGAG GCCGCCTCCTCCTAGCGCCATGGAccgtcatcaccaccaccaccagcagcagcagcagcagccgccgtcGCCGCAGGAGGAGCATGCCGCGCAGCCGCGCTGCTGGGAGGAGTTCCTGCACAGGAAGACCATCAGGGTGCTGCTCGTGGAGACCGACGACTCCACCCGGCAggtcgtcaccgccctgctccgccACTGCATGTACCAAG TTATCCCTGCTGAAAATGGCCACCAGGCGTGGGCGTATCTTCAGGACATGCAGAGCAACATCGACCTTGTTCTGACAGAGGTCTTCATGCACGGTGGCCTGTCCGGGATCGACCTGCTCGGCAGGATCATGAACCACGAGGTCTGCAAGGACATCCCCGTCATCA TGATGTCGTCGCACGATTCGATGGGCACGGTCCTCAGTTGCCTGTCAAATGGTGCTGCCGACTTCTTGGCCAAGCCGATACGTAAGAACGAGCTTAAGAACCTCTGGGCGCATGTGTGGAGACGCTCTCACAGC TCCAGTGGCAGTGGTAGTGGAAGTGCCATTCAGACTCAGAAGTGTACCAAATCAAAGAGCGGCGACGATTCCAACAACAACAGCAATAATCGCAACGACGACGCCAGCATGGGGCTCAATGCAAGGGATGGCAGCGATAATGGCAGTGGCACTCAG GCGCAGAGCTCATGGACAAAGCGTGCCGTTGAGATCGACAGTCCACAGGACATGTCTCCAGATCAGTCAATTGATCCGCCTGATAGCACTTGCGCGCATGTGAGCCACCTGAAGTCAGAGATATGCAGCAACAGATTAAGAG GTGATGAGTTCAAAGGGAAGGAGTTGGAGATAGGTGCCCCTGGTAATTTGAACACAGATGATCAGTCCTCCCCGAACGAGAGTTCGGTCAAACCAACTGATGGACGGTGTGAGTATCTGCCACAGAACAACTCCAATGATACAGTTATGGAAAATTCAGATGAGCCAATTGTTCGAGCTGCTGACCTGATTGGTTCGATGGCCAAAAACATGGACGCCCAACAGGCAGCTAGAGCCATAGATGCTCCTAACTGCTCGTCACAAGTGCCGGAAGGTAAAGACGCCGACCGTGAGAACGCCATGCCATATCTTGAGCTGAGCCTAAAGAGGTCGAGATCGACCGCAGACGACGCGGATGCTGCGATCCAGGAGGAACAGAGGAACGTTGTGAGACGGTCGGACCTCTCGGCATTCACGAG GTACAATACGTGCGCGGTCTCCAATCAAGGCCGCGCAGGGTTCGTCGGGAGCTGCTCGCCCAACGGCAACAGCTCCGAGGCCGCGAAAACGGACGCCGCTCAGATGAAGCAAGGCTCCAacggcagcagcaacaacaacgacATGGGCTCCACCACcaagagcgtggtcaccaagcccGCCGGTGGAAATAATAAGGTCTCGCCAATCAACGGCAACACGCACACCTCGGCGTTCCATCGTGTGCAGCCATGGACGCCGGCAACAGCAGCAGGGAAAGACAAGGCTGATGAAACGAGCAAGAAGAATGCAGCAACCGCAGCCGCAGCAGCGAAAGACATGAGTGGTGAAGCACAGAGCAAACACCCCTGCGCAGCGGCCCATGACGCGAATGGTGGATCGGCAGGAGGCACTGCTCAGTCCAGTTTGGTCAATCCATCGGGTCCGGTTGAAGGTCATGCTGCCAACTATGGTAGCAACTCTGGCAGTAATAACAACACCAATAATGGGAGCACCGCAGCTactgctgctggtgctgctgctgctgtacatGCTGAGACCGGTGGCATCGACAAAAGAAGCAACATGATGCACATGAAACGGGAGCGCCGGGTGGCCGCCGTGAACAAGTTCAGAGAGAAGAGAAAAGAGAGGAACTTCGGGAAGAAG GTGCGTTACCAGAGCCGGAAGAGACTGGCGGAGCAGCGCCCGCGGGTGCGCGGGCAGTTCGTGCGGCAGCCGCCACCGCCGGCTGCCGTGGAGAGATAA